GAGCCTTTGCTAACACACAAATAGATGAGCTTTTGCAAGAAGGAAAAGAAGAAATCAATCCTGAAAAAAGAAAATTAATTTATGATCAAGCTCAAAAATTATTAGCAGGCGAACTTCCATATGTTTATTTATGGCATAGTTTAAATGTTGCAATTGTTTCTAAAAATATAGAAGGTTTTAAATTATACGCTGACGGAAGATATTGGTCTCTTGTTAACGTTACAAAAAAATAAAGGACACGAATGCTTAAAATTTTTGTGCAACGTTTTTTACAATTGATAGCTGTTCTTTGGGGTGTTTCCTCTATTGTTTTTTTTCTACAAAGAATGATCCCTGGTAGTCCAGCTGATACCATTTTAGGAGTAGACGCTTCTGATGCGGACAAAGTAGCATGGCTTACTTTATATGGATTTCAAGATCCTTTATGGAAACAATATTTTAATTTTATAATTCAATTATGCCAAGGTGATTTAGGAAGAAGTTATTCAGGTTATATTTCGGTTACTGAAATTATTGTGCCTCGATTATGGGAAACAATACAACTAGCAACAGTTGCATTCATTTTTTCAATTTTACTCGCAACATTTGTTGGCGTTATAAGTGCAGCTTTTTCTGGCAAGTTTACAGATAAAGCTGCTGCCATTATTTCTTTATTAGCAATATCAGCTCCAAGTTTTATTATTGGTCCAATTTTAATGTGGTTATTTGCTGTTAAGTTAGATATTTTTCCATTAATGGGAAATTTTGGAGCAAGTTCTTTTGTATTACCAGCTATTACTTTAGGTGCTTCATTGGCAGCGTTTTCAAGTCGCATGATCCGAAGCGGAATTGTCGATGTTTTACAAGAAGATTATATTAGAACAGCAAAAAGCAAAGGTTTGTCTCCATTTACTGTTTTAACAAAACATGCACTAAGAAATGCTTTTTTGCCAACACTAACTGTTTTAGGAATGCAATTAGGTGTATTATTAAGTGGAACAGTAATAACGGAACAAATTTTTAATTGGCCCGGACTCGGAAGTCTTGTTGTAGAAGCAGTTCAGCAGCGAGAATATAATATTGTCTCAGGATGTGTAATAATAATGGCTACTATTTATGTGGCATGTAATTTATTAGTAGATATTTTATATCGAGTTTTTGACCCTAGGGTAAGATTATCATGAAAAAAATTACACATCGTTTCTTTAAAATTGCAGGCAAAGATAAAACAACAATATTCTCTGGTATGATTTTATGTTTTTGGGTTTTTATTGCTCTATTGCCTTTGGTTTTTTCTAAATTATCAAATATACCAATACATCTTCAGGAAAGACTTCAAGATCCTTCTTTAAATTATTGGTTTGGTGTAGATGGAAATGGACAAAGCGTTGGATTGCTCATTATGAATGGAGCTTCAACATCTTTAATTGTTAGTCTAATTACAGTGAGTATGTGCCTTGTCGTTGGCATTCCTCTTGGAGCAATTGCTGGATTTTTTGGTGGTAAAATAGATACCCTTATTTCAAGATTTATAGATATTTTATTAGCATTTCCACCTATGGTTCTTCCAATTGCTATCATGGCTTTTTTTGGGGGAGGATTAATTAACGTTGTTATAGCTTTAAGTATTACTGGTTGGGTAAGTTATGCTCGTGTTGTTCGAGGTCAGTTTTTATCTTTTAAAGAAAGAGAGTTTGTTGTTGCCGCAAAATCTTTAGGTGCTTCCAATCACCGTATGATGTTTAAACACATATTCCCTAACACGATCTCTCCTTTAGCTGTTCAAGCAACATTTTCATTAGCTGGAGTTATTATCGCTGAAGCTGGGTTAAGTTTTTTAGGTCTAGGAGTAAGCCAAGCCCATGTTAGTTGGGGAGGTCTTTTAAATTCTGCTCGTGATTATTTAACGACAAACCCCTATTTAGCTTTTTTTCCTGCACTTGCCTTATTTTCTATTGTCGCAAGCCTTAATTTTATTGGAGAAGCATTGCGTCTTACTTTTGACCCCAAGAGCATTGGTGCAGGCAGAATATAAAAAAATATTAATAAGATTAAATTAACAATAAAAAAATATTCAATTCAAATGTTTTATTATTCAAATTAAAAAAGTTATAATTTTTTTGAATTTATTTTAAATAATTAAAGTAGGGGGTTAAATGAGAGCAATATTTGTTTATGTTCTGGTCCTTATTTCGGCTCATAACCAAATATCGTCAGAAAAATTAAATCATATAAAGCTTTCCTATAATTCATCGCTTGCAATTCATAATTTTTTTGTTAACATTTAATTTATAGCGCCAATTTGAACTGCAGCTTGCAGGCGCTTAATAAATAGAGCTAAAGCGTGGAGATCAGTAATGCTATTATTCTATTATCCTCAGTATATTTACAATTCCTTCGTTTTTTCTTTTTTTAATTCTTTTTTAGTATTTATTAGAAAATTAAATTTTATGCATTGAACTATATAATTTTTAATAAATAAACAATTTCATATTTTTCACAAACCATAACTTATCTTAAGGAGATTAGATATGACTTATTTTCATACACATATTCTTGGATTCCCAAGAATTGGCAAAAATCGTGAATTTAAAAAAGCTTTAGAAGCTTATTGGAATTCAGAAATATCAGAACAAGAATTACAAAATATTGGAAAAGATATTAGAAAATACAATTGGGAAATCCAAAAAGATAGCGGTCTTGATTATATCACAGTGGGAGATTTTTCTTGGTACGATCATATTTTAGAAACAAGTGCATTGTTAGGTGTTGTTCCAAGTCGATTTAAAGAAAAAATAGATACAATAAATTTAGATTCTTTATTTTTAATGGCTCGTGGACAATCCTCAAATTCAAATAATATTTCAGCATGCGATATGACCAAATGGTTTAATACAAATTACCATTATATTGTTCCTGAATTTACGGAAGATCAAAATTTTACAATTTCTACAAATACTTTATTCGAGCATATTGATGAAGCCCAGGAGCAGGGTTATCTTGTAAAACCTGTTCTTGTCGGACCATTAACATATTTATGGCTAGGAAAAGCGAGTCATCCTAATTTTGACAAATTAACTTTAATCAAAAATATAATTCCTATTTACAATCAAATTTTTAAAAAACTAAAAGAAAAAAATATAGATTGGGTTCAAATAGATGAACCTATTTTAACTCTAGATTTATCACCTGAATGGATAAACTCATTTTCAGAAACTTATCAAAAATTAAATTTTAATAACTTAAAAATTTTATTAGCAACATACTTTGGTTCTATAGAAGATAAAATAGAACAGATCAATCGACTACCGATTCATGGACTTCATGTAGATTTATGTTCTAATCCAGAACAAATAGAATCAATTATAAATCAATACTCAGTTGATAAGGTATTATCCGTTGGGGTCATTAATGGAAGAAATATCTGGAAGTCCGACCTATTTAAAATTGAATCGAATTTAAATTATCTTAAAAATTTATTTGGAGAAAACTTATGGATAAGTGCAAGTTGTTCTTTATTACATTCACCTGTTGATTTAGATAGTGAACATAATATAGATCCCGAGATTAAAAACTGGCTTGCTTTTGCAAAACAAAAAATACAAGAAATTTCTTTAGTATCAAAAATATTAAGCAACTCAGAAGATAAAAATACAAATACATTTATTATTGAAAATTTTAAATCCACACAATCAAGACTAAAATCAAACAAGGTGCATAATTCTGAAGTTCAAAAAAATATTAATCTTATAAATGAAAATTATTTTAAAAGAAAAAGTGATTATAAAGAAAGAGCTCAAATTCAGAAAAATAAATATAATTTACCATTATTTCCAACAACAACTATTGGTTCTTTTCCACAAACAAAAGAAATAAGAGGGCTCAGAAAAAAATTAAAAGATAAAAAAATTGACCTAAATTTATATAATAATGAAATCAAAAAAAATATTTTAGATTGTATCCAAAGACAAGAAAAATTAGATATTGATGTTTTAGTTCATGGTGAAGCAGAAAGAAATGACATGGTGGAATTTTTTGGCGAATTATTAGAAGGATTCATTTTTACTTCTAATGGTTGGGTTCAAAGTTATGGCTCAAGATGTGTAAAACCTCCCGTCATTTATGGTGATGTCTATCGTAAAAAACCACTAACTTTAGAATGGACGTCTTACGCTCAATCTTTAACAGAAAGACCTGTAAAAGGAATGCTAACGGGTCCTGTTACGATCATTTCTTGGTCTTTTGTTAGAGACGATCAACCAATAAAAGAAACTGCAAAACAAATTGCTCTTGCCCTAAGAGAAGAGACGATTGATCTTGAAAAAGCAGGAATAAAATTTATTCAAATTGATGAACCTGCTTTTCGAGAAGCACTCCCTTTAAAAAAGAAGGATTGGAAAAATTATTTTGATTGGGCAATACCTTGCTTTAAAATTGCGTCATGCGGCATAAGCGATGAAACTCAAATTCACACACATATGTGTTATTCTGAATTTAATGATATTATTTCATACATTGCTGAACTAGACGCCGATGTTATTACCATTGAATGCTCAAGATCAAATATGGAATTATTATCTGCATTTGAAAATTATTGTTATCCAAATGAAATTGGGCCTGGTATTTATGATATTCATTCACCAAACATTCCAAATACAGATTTAATGGTGAATAATTTAAAAAAAGCATTAAATTTTATTTCGAAAGATAAATTATGGATTAATCCAGATTGTGGACTTAAAACAAGAAATTGGCCTGAAGTAGAATATGCTTTAAAAAATATGGTGCTTGCTGCGAAAGAATTGAGAAAAAATGCAACTTAGTGCAAATTAAAAAAATTTGCACTCTTTTTAAAAATGTATTCATAATCATATCTTTGTAATAAAAAATATTTCATTAAAATAAAATAAAGATTACCAATAAAATAGAAATAAATAAATTTTAATAAACACTTTCATTGAATAGACAAATTAACAAAATTCTTGTAAAGAATAAAGCAATGTCTGAAATTAAATGCTCTATCCAATTTTTAGAGGAAAACATGCGAAAAATATATTTATTATCGTCTATTTTATTTGGAGTAATTTCATTTCAATCATTTGCTATTGCAGATTGCAAAAAAGTACGATTTTCAAGTATTGGATGGACAGATATTTCTGCTTCAACTGCAGTTGCTACCGAAGTTCTTAACACTTTAGGTTACGAAACAAAATCGACAGAATTGTCGGTACCAATGACTTTTGCAGGAATGAAAAATAAAGACATAGATGTGTTTCTTGGAAATTGGATGCCATCTATGACGGCCGATATTCTTCCCTATCAAAAACAAGGTTCCGTTGAAACGATTGGTACTGTCTTAAGAGGTGCAAAATATACTTTAGCAGTTCCATCCTATGTATATGAAGCTGGTGTAAAAACTTTTGCTGACATTGCAAAATATAAAGATAAATTCCAAGGAAAAATATTTGGCATAGAACCTGGAAATGATGGAAACAGACATATCCTTCAAATGATTCAAGACAACGCATTTAATTTAAAAAGCTGGAAGTTAATTGAATCGAGTGAACAAGCCATGATTATGGAAGTTATGCAATCCGTAAAAAGAAACAAATGGATTGTATTTTTAGGCTGGGAACCACACACAATGAATAAAATGATTAAAATGAATTATCTTGATGGGGGAGATAAATATTTTGGTCCAAAAGAAGGAGAATCTATTGTTTATATAAATAGTAGAAAAAACTTTTCGAAAGAATGTCCCGAATTAACAAAATTTTTTCATCAATTTAACTTAACAATTGAGGATGAAGAAGAAATTATGGGAATGATACTAAATAAAAAAATGGAACCAAAAGACGCAGCTCGTATATGGATAAAATCAAACTTTCCAAAAGTTAAAAAATGGTTGACAGATATAAAATTAAGCAATGGAAACAATGCAAATTTTGAAGAATTTCAAAAAAACTTCTTAACTATAAATAAATAATTTATTTTAAGTAAATTAAAAGAGGATATTTATGGAAAAAATACCAATAGGAATTTGGGTCCAAGATATAGTTAATTATATAGTTGATTTATCAGAATATCATTTAAGATTATTTTCAGACTCTTTAAATTTAGTTATTGGTAAAACAGTTGATGCATTGGAATGGACAAATCCATTTATATTAATTCTTATTATAGTAATATTAACTTACATAATAAAAAGAAATTGGAAAACATTAATTTTAATTATTTTTGGATGTCTTTTTATTTTAAATCTTGGCTACTGGAGAGAATCTCTAGAAACAGTTACGTTGGTACTTTTTTCTACTTTAGTTTCTGCATTAATTGGAATTCCTCTTGGAATTTTATGTGCTCATAGACCATTTTTCTACTCATTTTTAAGACCAATTTTAGATTTAATGCAAACAATACCTACTTTTGTATATTTAATACCTACATTAATGCTATTTGGCTTAGGAATGGCACCAGGACTTTTTTCAACCATTATTTTTTCAATGCCTGCCACAATTCGTTTGACTTATTTAGGAATGAGTAAGGTACCACCTTCACTTATGGAAGTAGCTGACTCATTTGGCGCAAATCGATGGAAAAGATTATGGACAATTGAATTTCCTTACGCGAAAAGTTCCATTCTAACAGGAATTTCTCAATGCGTTATGCTTTCACTATCTATGGTTGTAATAGCTGCTTTAGTTGGCGCAGAAGGCCTAGGAAAACCAGTTGTTCAAGCATTAAATACCGTGAATATTGTCAAAGGTTTTGAAT
The genomic region above belongs to Silvanigrella paludirubra and contains:
- a CDS encoding ABC transporter permease — protein: MLKIFVQRFLQLIAVLWGVSSIVFFLQRMIPGSPADTILGVDASDADKVAWLTLYGFQDPLWKQYFNFIIQLCQGDLGRSYSGYISVTEIIVPRLWETIQLATVAFIFSILLATFVGVISAAFSGKFTDKAAAIISLLAISAPSFIIGPILMWLFAVKLDIFPLMGNFGASSFVLPAITLGASLAAFSSRMIRSGIVDVLQEDYIRTAKSKGLSPFTVLTKHALRNAFLPTLTVLGMQLGVLLSGTVITEQIFNWPGLGSLVVEAVQQREYNIVSGCVIIMATIYVACNLLVDILYRVFDPRVRLS
- a CDS encoding ABC transporter permease, with translation MKKITHRFFKIAGKDKTTIFSGMILCFWVFIALLPLVFSKLSNIPIHLQERLQDPSLNYWFGVDGNGQSVGLLIMNGASTSLIVSLITVSMCLVVGIPLGAIAGFFGGKIDTLISRFIDILLAFPPMVLPIAIMAFFGGGLINVVIALSITGWVSYARVVRGQFLSFKEREFVVAAKSLGASNHRMMFKHIFPNTISPLAVQATFSLAGVIIAEAGLSFLGLGVSQAHVSWGGLLNSARDYLTTNPYLAFFPALALFSIVASLNFIGEALRLTFDPKSIGAGRI
- the metE gene encoding 5-methyltetrahydropteroyltriglutamate--homocysteine S-methyltransferase encodes the protein MTYFHTHILGFPRIGKNREFKKALEAYWNSEISEQELQNIGKDIRKYNWEIQKDSGLDYITVGDFSWYDHILETSALLGVVPSRFKEKIDTINLDSLFLMARGQSSNSNNISACDMTKWFNTNYHYIVPEFTEDQNFTISTNTLFEHIDEAQEQGYLVKPVLVGPLTYLWLGKASHPNFDKLTLIKNIIPIYNQIFKKLKEKNIDWVQIDEPILTLDLSPEWINSFSETYQKLNFNNLKILLATYFGSIEDKIEQINRLPIHGLHVDLCSNPEQIESIINQYSVDKVLSVGVINGRNIWKSDLFKIESNLNYLKNLFGENLWISASCSLLHSPVDLDSEHNIDPEIKNWLAFAKQKIQEISLVSKILSNSEDKNTNTFIIENFKSTQSRLKSNKVHNSEVQKNINLINENYFKRKSDYKERAQIQKNKYNLPLFPTTTIGSFPQTKEIRGLRKKLKDKKIDLNLYNNEIKKNILDCIQRQEKLDIDVLVHGEAERNDMVEFFGELLEGFIFTSNGWVQSYGSRCVKPPVIYGDVYRKKPLTLEWTSYAQSLTERPVKGMLTGPVTIISWSFVRDDQPIKETAKQIALALREETIDLEKAGIKFIQIDEPAFREALPLKKKDWKNYFDWAIPCFKIASCGISDETQIHTHMCYSEFNDIISYIAELDADVITIECSRSNMELLSAFENYCYPNEIGPGIYDIHSPNIPNTDLMVNNLKKALNFISKDKLWINPDCGLKTRNWPEVEYALKNMVLAAKELRKNAT
- the choX gene encoding choline ABC transporter substrate-binding protein yields the protein MSEIKCSIQFLEENMRKIYLLSSILFGVISFQSFAIADCKKVRFSSIGWTDISASTAVATEVLNTLGYETKSTELSVPMTFAGMKNKDIDVFLGNWMPSMTADILPYQKQGSVETIGTVLRGAKYTLAVPSYVYEAGVKTFADIAKYKDKFQGKIFGIEPGNDGNRHILQMIQDNAFNLKSWKLIESSEQAMIMEVMQSVKRNKWIVFLGWEPHTMNKMIKMNYLDGGDKYFGPKEGESIVYINSRKNFSKECPELTKFFHQFNLTIEDEEEIMGMILNKKMEPKDAARIWIKSNFPKVKKWLTDIKLSNGNNANFEEFQKNFLTINK
- a CDS encoding ABC transporter permease subunit, encoding MEKIPIGIWVQDIVNYIVDLSEYHLRLFSDSLNLVIGKTVDALEWTNPFILILIIVILTYIIKRNWKTLILIIFGCLFILNLGYWRESLETVTLVLFSTLVSALIGIPLGILCAHRPFFYSFLRPILDLMQTIPTFVYLIPTLMLFGLGMAPGLFSTIIFSMPATIRLTYLGMSKVPPSLMEVADSFGANRWKRLWTIEFPYAKSSILTGISQCVMLSLSMVVIAALVGAEGLGKPVVQALNTVNIVKGFESGLTIVIIAILLDRILSVSNKKVGELT